A single region of the Anguilla rostrata isolate EN2019 chromosome 11, ASM1855537v3, whole genome shotgun sequence genome encodes:
- the LOC135234157 gene encoding uncharacterized protein LOC135234157 isoform X2 translates to MTTHKSINILCKVKVKGLCLVLLCLHLTVADVPGPCRYSVRKDHLDTVRRLAENQLKNGCSITYTFTEQGNLSDTCYIKAAFPQILELIDTHFRFARSSDNGRYVEAMKALMHNMYSQKCIPPINVELEDDPAKFSKTHRGSPREALNKVLEVFSLYLELMSTRNIPVDWSCEEEYAKDEPQFTTPLSQTTGAAECQCFNPTVDYGDSHLVSMTDSSLPSQTPEIQSFSSEASGWDPLLQGTLEPVAVHWEMGSTSFKMAHGTDSGNRQKGGVFIPSAELPLLTAVGAKHSTGLSSTSSFKMMAFPPMKETRPFGTESDTSSVFSEAIHYRSQEGTSVMELSVSTTDLGEQSMSTASGISRDPARSTSRTNNVVTDLPVSHTSFGPRVATIPSQVFVGNPSTPVPLQEFQVEGTPRRPRANAPVLLAKRSVKPRQDRSRADLSTNPAYPQRATTSTSQLPPAISMMIAREKDTPKTWLSDDTGQLRGLPTPAVRPTPSPDPELEALFRKTANNDVVGSGRVWPPQIVLSFVSYRWLL, encoded by the exons gTTAAGGGCCTGTGTTTAGTtctcctctgtctccatctgACCGTGGCTGACGTCCCTGGTCCCTGCAGGTACTCAGTGAGGAAGGATCACCTGGACACAGTCAGGCGTCTG GCTGAGAACCAGTTGAAAAATGGATGTTCAATAACATATACATTTACTGAGCAGGGGAATCTG AGTGACACGTGTTACATCAAAGCTGCATTTCCCCAAATTCTAGAACTTATCGACACTCACTTCAGATTTGCCAGGAGCTCAGACAATGGACGCTATGTAGAGGCCATGAAAGCGCTGATGCACAACATGTACTCACAAAAGTGCATCCCACCAATCAATGTGGAGCTTGAG GACGATCCAGCAAAGTTTTCCAAAACCCACAGAGGTTCACCCAGAGAAGCACTGAACAAAGTTCTGGAGGTCTTCTCACTCTACCTGGAGCTAATGTCCACTAGAAACATACCAGTGGACTGGAGCTGTGAGGAAGAGTATGCTAAGGATGAACCCCAATTCACCACACCCCTCTCCCAGACCACAG GTGCTGCTGAGTGCCAATGCTTTAATCCCACTGTGGATTATGGGGACTCTCATCTGGTGTCTATGACAGACTCCAGCCTTCCCTCACAGACCCCTGAAATCCAATCCTTTTCCTCTGAGGCTTCTGGATGGGACCCACTGTTGCAGGGGACCCTTGAACCCGTGGCTGTCCACTGGGAAATGGGGAGTACCAGCTTCAAAATGGCCCATGGTACAGACTCAGGAAACAGGCAGAAGGGTGGGGTCTTTATTCCATCTGCCGAGTTGCCGTTGCTCACAGCTGTTGGTGCTAAGCATTCAACTGGGCTGAGCTCCACATCCTCTTTTAAAATGATGGCATTTCCCCCTATGAAGGAGACCCGACCATTTGGCACTGAATCTGACACTAGCTCTGTCTTTTCTGAAGCCATACACTACAGGTCACAGGAAGGCACTAGTGTTATGGAATTATCTGTCAGCACTACTGATTTGGGGGAGCAGTCCATGAGTACAGCATCGGGCATTTCTAGGGATCCTGCCCGAAGTACTAGTAGAACAAACAATGTGGTGACAGATTTGCCTGTAAGCCACACATCCTTTGGGCCAAGGGTCGCCACCATCCCCTCACAGGTGTTTGTAGGCAATCCGTCCACACCTGTCCCGCTGCAGGAGTTTCAGGTGGAGGGGACCCCCAGGAGGCCGCGGGCTAATGCACCGGTCCTGCTGGCCAAGCGATCAGTAAAACCCAGACAGGACAGGTCACGAGCGGATCTGTCGACCAACCCAGCCTATCCCCAGAGAGCAACTACTTCCACCTCTCAGCTACCGCCCGCCATTTCCATGATGATagccagagagaaagacactCCAAAGACTTGGTTGAGTGATGACACTGGGCAGTTGCGTGGTCTGCCCACACCTGCAGTTCGCCCAACCCCCTCGCCTGACCCGGAACTCGAGGCACTTTTCCGCAAGACCGCTAACAATGATGTAGTGGGCTCAGGTAGAGTATGGCCACCCCAGATTGTTCTCTCCTTTGTGTCTTACCGATGGCTTCTCTGA
- the LOC135234157 gene encoding uncharacterized protein LOC135234157 isoform X1, with amino-acid sequence MTTHKSINILCKVKVKGLCLVLLCLHLTVADVPGPCRYSVRKDHLDTVRRLVRHLRGKAENQLKNGCSITYTFTEQGNLSDTCYIKAAFPQILELIDTHFRFARSSDNGRYVEAMKALMHNMYSQKCIPPINVELEDDPAKFSKTHRGSPREALNKVLEVFSLYLELMSTRNIPVDWSCEEEYAKDEPQFTTPLSQTTGAAECQCFNPTVDYGDSHLVSMTDSSLPSQTPEIQSFSSEASGWDPLLQGTLEPVAVHWEMGSTSFKMAHGTDSGNRQKGGVFIPSAELPLLTAVGAKHSTGLSSTSSFKMMAFPPMKETRPFGTESDTSSVFSEAIHYRSQEGTSVMELSVSTTDLGEQSMSTASGISRDPARSTSRTNNVVTDLPVSHTSFGPRVATIPSQVFVGNPSTPVPLQEFQVEGTPRRPRANAPVLLAKRSVKPRQDRSRADLSTNPAYPQRATTSTSQLPPAISMMIAREKDTPKTWLSDDTGQLRGLPTPAVRPTPSPDPELEALFRKTANNDVVGSGRVWPPQIVLSFVSYRWLL; translated from the exons gTTAAGGGCCTGTGTTTAGTtctcctctgtctccatctgACCGTGGCTGACGTCCCTGGTCCCTGCAGGTACTCAGTGAGGAAGGATCACCTGGACACAGTCAGGCGTCTGGTAAGACACCTGAGGGGAAAG GCTGAGAACCAGTTGAAAAATGGATGTTCAATAACATATACATTTACTGAGCAGGGGAATCTG AGTGACACGTGTTACATCAAAGCTGCATTTCCCCAAATTCTAGAACTTATCGACACTCACTTCAGATTTGCCAGGAGCTCAGACAATGGACGCTATGTAGAGGCCATGAAAGCGCTGATGCACAACATGTACTCACAAAAGTGCATCCCACCAATCAATGTGGAGCTTGAG GACGATCCAGCAAAGTTTTCCAAAACCCACAGAGGTTCACCCAGAGAAGCACTGAACAAAGTTCTGGAGGTCTTCTCACTCTACCTGGAGCTAATGTCCACTAGAAACATACCAGTGGACTGGAGCTGTGAGGAAGAGTATGCTAAGGATGAACCCCAATTCACCACACCCCTCTCCCAGACCACAG GTGCTGCTGAGTGCCAATGCTTTAATCCCACTGTGGATTATGGGGACTCTCATCTGGTGTCTATGACAGACTCCAGCCTTCCCTCACAGACCCCTGAAATCCAATCCTTTTCCTCTGAGGCTTCTGGATGGGACCCACTGTTGCAGGGGACCCTTGAACCCGTGGCTGTCCACTGGGAAATGGGGAGTACCAGCTTCAAAATGGCCCATGGTACAGACTCAGGAAACAGGCAGAAGGGTGGGGTCTTTATTCCATCTGCCGAGTTGCCGTTGCTCACAGCTGTTGGTGCTAAGCATTCAACTGGGCTGAGCTCCACATCCTCTTTTAAAATGATGGCATTTCCCCCTATGAAGGAGACCCGACCATTTGGCACTGAATCTGACACTAGCTCTGTCTTTTCTGAAGCCATACACTACAGGTCACAGGAAGGCACTAGTGTTATGGAATTATCTGTCAGCACTACTGATTTGGGGGAGCAGTCCATGAGTACAGCATCGGGCATTTCTAGGGATCCTGCCCGAAGTACTAGTAGAACAAACAATGTGGTGACAGATTTGCCTGTAAGCCACACATCCTTTGGGCCAAGGGTCGCCACCATCCCCTCACAGGTGTTTGTAGGCAATCCGTCCACACCTGTCCCGCTGCAGGAGTTTCAGGTGGAGGGGACCCCCAGGAGGCCGCGGGCTAATGCACCGGTCCTGCTGGCCAAGCGATCAGTAAAACCCAGACAGGACAGGTCACGAGCGGATCTGTCGACCAACCCAGCCTATCCCCAGAGAGCAACTACTTCCACCTCTCAGCTACCGCCCGCCATTTCCATGATGATagccagagagaaagacactCCAAAGACTTGGTTGAGTGATGACACTGGGCAGTTGCGTGGTCTGCCCACACCTGCAGTTCGCCCAACCCCCTCGCCTGACCCGGAACTCGAGGCACTTTTCCGCAAGACCGCTAACAATGATGTAGTGGGCTCAGGTAGAGTATGGCCACCCCAGATTGTTCTCTCCTTTGTGTCTTACCGATGGCTTCTCTGA